One region of Bosea sp. 29B genomic DNA includes:
- a CDS encoding TorF family putative porin produces MAALKTSGLLTGFALSMALTVSGAALASDLPSRKGAPPPPVAPSITWFDIAVSVKGMTDYNFRGISQTDRKPAIQGGAELQFYDNLVYAGVYASNVDLATRPPAEIDFYAGIRPKFGPVTVDVGVWQYYYPSEKQFIDTAGVYWTPRNTDYTEVYGKVSYNFEDKLILGANLFYAWDWLGTGASGTYASLTAKYNLPFLEGLSVSGEFGHYWLGTTNLAIWSTVPPTNLPDYAYWNAGVSYTWKNLTADVRYHDTNLSKTECFALTADPRGVSSGSGRSKWCAPTVVATLSFDITASSVGIFAPK; encoded by the coding sequence ATGGCTGCCTTGAAAACTTCCGGCTTGCTGACGGGCTTTGCGCTTTCGATGGCGCTGACGGTTTCGGGTGCAGCGCTCGCCTCCGATCTGCCGAGCCGCAAGGGCGCTCCGCCCCCGCCGGTGGCACCGAGCATCACCTGGTTCGACATCGCCGTCAGCGTGAAGGGCATGACGGACTATAATTTCCGCGGCATCTCGCAGACGGACCGCAAGCCGGCGATCCAGGGCGGCGCCGAGCTGCAGTTCTACGACAACCTGGTCTATGCCGGCGTCTATGCCTCGAATGTCGACCTGGCGACGCGTCCGCCGGCCGAGATCGATTTCTACGCAGGTATCCGCCCGAAATTTGGCCCGGTCACGGTCGATGTCGGCGTCTGGCAGTACTACTATCCCAGCGAGAAGCAGTTCATCGATACGGCTGGCGTCTACTGGACGCCGCGGAACACCGACTACACCGAGGTCTACGGCAAGGTCAGCTATAATTTCGAGGACAAGCTGATCCTCGGGGCGAACCTGTTCTACGCCTGGGACTGGCTCGGCACCGGCGCCTCCGGCACCTATGCCTCGCTGACGGCGAAGTACAACCTACCCTTCCTGGAAGGCCTCTCTGTCTCCGGCGAGTTCGGCCATTACTGGCTCGGCACGACCAATCTGGCGATCTGGTCGACGGTGCCGCCGACCAACCTGCCCGACTACGCCTACTGGAACGCCGGTGTCTCCTACACCTGGAAGAACCTGACTGCCGATGTGCGCTATCACGACACCAACCTGTCGAAGACCGAATGCTTCGCGCTGACGGCCGATCCGCGCGGCGTCAGCTCCGGCTCGGGGCGCTCGAAATGGTGCGCCCCGACGGTGGTGGCGACGCTCTCCTTCGACATCACCGCCAGCAGCGTCGGCATCTTCGCGCCGAAGTGA
- a CDS encoding cupin domain-containing protein, which yields MNTLSGLSAAEVIRLLELKPHPEGGYYRETFRDPAGPEGRGFSTAIYYLLDVGETSEWHRVDAAEIWHHYAGAPMVITLSPNGHDASAHHLGKDLAAGQRPQIVVPAGHWQSATSLGAWTLVGCTVAPGFAFSGFEMAPPNWRPTPRPAGG from the coding sequence ATGAACACGCTGAGCGGCCTCAGCGCCGCCGAGGTCATCCGCCTGCTCGAGCTGAAGCCCCATCCCGAGGGCGGGTATTATCGCGAGACCTTCCGCGATCCCGCCGGGCCGGAGGGACGCGGCTTCTCGACCGCGATCTACTATCTGCTCGATGTCGGCGAGACCTCGGAATGGCACCGCGTCGACGCCGCCGAGATCTGGCACCATTATGCCGGCGCGCCGATGGTGATCACGCTCTCGCCGAACGGCCACGACGCCTCGGCCCATCATCTCGGCAAGGACCTTGCCGCCGGCCAGCGCCCGCAGATCGTCGTGCCGGCCGGGCATTGGCAGAGCGCGACCTCGCTCGGCGCCTGGACGCTGGTCGGCTGCACGGTCGCGCCGGGCTTCGCCTTCTCCGGCTTCGAGATGGCGCCGCCGAACTGGCGGCCGACGCCGCGGCCGGCCGGGGGCTGA
- a CDS encoding class I SAM-dependent methyltransferase: MALDVVDLRSFYASPLGHVARRTVGRVMLRLWPDCRRQRLLGLGYATPYLPLLGVEAERVIAFMPAAQGVVNWPSPGLSASALVEPTLLPLPTASVDRVLLVHALEETESPEDLLEEVSRVLSPGGRLIVVVPNRRGLWARMDTTPFGHGRPFSRSQIEALMRRAMFSPEHWAEALYVPPLRRRLFMRSAMAWEKVGAGLSLPFAGVYVIDATKQFYRRAPLRATRRSFAFRPVLLPQGHPSSRLPRQDDAKMPAG; this comes from the coding sequence ATGGCCTTGGATGTCGTCGACCTGCGCAGCTTCTATGCCAGCCCGCTCGGGCATGTGGCACGGCGGACCGTCGGCCGGGTCATGCTGAGGCTCTGGCCGGATTGCCGGCGCCAGCGCCTGCTGGGCCTGGGATACGCCACGCCCTATCTGCCGCTGCTCGGCGTCGAGGCCGAGCGGGTCATCGCTTTCATGCCGGCGGCGCAGGGCGTGGTGAACTGGCCATCGCCCGGGCTCTCCGCCTCCGCTCTGGTCGAGCCGACCCTGCTGCCGCTGCCGACCGCCTCGGTCGACCGGGTGCTGCTGGTGCACGCGCTCGAGGAGACCGAAAGCCCCGAGGATCTGCTGGAAGAGGTTTCGCGGGTGCTCAGTCCGGGCGGGCGGCTGATCGTCGTCGTGCCGAACCGGCGCGGCCTGTGGGCGCGGATGGATACAACGCCCTTCGGCCATGGCCGGCCGTTCAGCCGTTCGCAGATCGAGGCCTTGATGCGCCGGGCCATGTTCTCGCCCGAGCACTGGGCCGAGGCGCTCTATGTCCCGCCGCTGCGCCGGCGCCTGTTCATGCGCTCGGCCATGGCCTGGGAGAAGGTTGGGGCCGGCTTGTCGCTGCCCTTCGCCGGCGTCTACGTCATCGACGCGACCAAGCAGTTCTACCGGCGCGCGCCGTTGCGCGCGACGCGGCGCAGCTTCGCCTTCCGGCCGGTCCTGCTGCCGCAGGGCCACCCTTCAAGCCGATTACCGCGGCAGGACGACGCGAAGATGCCGGCGGGTTGA
- a CDS encoding GNAT family N-acetyltransferase, translating into MDKPVTDLALVGACETRIVNAWPAPTTLVVDQWVVRFANGYSGRANSASSLRQGGDMDEATLAFVENLYRQAGLPPRIRFTPLVAEDARRRFTERGYRIETASFGMVAELDPGLHTPVPGMLTTALADDAWIDGVCAHQTGAKRNREHLAAIVSGVRVPAAFATLLHEGHPAAYAMSVAERGMAEIGAVIVDEALRGKGLGKQMMLGLMGWAAAQGCSLAYLQVDQSNGLAFEMYKRLGFRTVYAYETRILDT; encoded by the coding sequence ATGGACAAGCCCGTGACCGATCTGGCGCTGGTCGGCGCTTGCGAGACCCGCATCGTCAATGCCTGGCCGGCGCCGACCACGCTCGTCGTCGACCAATGGGTCGTCCGCTTCGCCAACGGCTATTCCGGCCGCGCCAACTCGGCCTCCTCGCTGCGCCAGGGCGGCGACATGGACGAGGCGACGCTGGCCTTCGTCGAGAATCTCTATCGCCAGGCCGGCCTGCCGCCGCGCATCCGCTTCACCCCTCTGGTCGCCGAGGACGCCCGCCGGCGCTTCACTGAGCGCGGCTACCGCATCGAGACCGCCTCCTTCGGCATGGTCGCCGAGCTTGATCCCGGCCTGCATACGCCTGTTCCAGGCATGCTCACGACCGCGCTGGCCGACGATGCCTGGATCGATGGCGTCTGCGCTCACCAGACTGGCGCGAAGCGCAATCGCGAGCATCTTGCCGCGATCGTCTCCGGCGTGCGCGTCCCCGCCGCCTTCGCGACACTGCTGCACGAGGGGCATCCGGCAGCGTATGCGATGAGCGTCGCCGAGCGTGGCATGGCCGAGATCGGTGCGGTCATCGTCGACGAAGCCCTGCGCGGCAAGGGCCTCGGCAAGCAGATGATGCTCGGGCTGATGGGCTGGGCGGCGGCGCAGGGCTGCAGTCTCGCCTATCTCCAGGTCGACCAGAGCAACGGCCTCGCCTTCGAGATGTACAAGCGCCTCGGCTTCCGTACGGTCTACGCCTACGAGACCCGAATCCTCGACACCTGA
- the gloB gene encoding hydroxyacylglutathione hydrolase: MPLDIHVFRTLSDNAGALLRDPVTGACATVDVPDAGEVLAAAKAKGWTISQVLVTHEHADHVQGIAALKQATGAKVFAPEAARAGAPVDVVISEGDRVSVGSYEFETWATPGHAEGHVSLVSQKAKLALVGDVAFVMGCGRVMPGRMEAMWTSLSRVMALPDATTLITGHDYTLSNARFAAAMDPSNAAVAARLAEAEAAKAEGRFWAVTTVGEERATNPFFRAGEQALAATLGIVGKPAGEVFAALREAKNKF, from the coding sequence ATGCCACTCGACATCCATGTCTTCCGCACGCTCAGCGACAATGCCGGCGCGCTGCTGCGCGACCCCGTCACCGGCGCCTGCGCTACTGTCGACGTTCCCGATGCCGGCGAAGTGCTCGCCGCCGCCAAGGCCAAGGGCTGGACGATCAGCCAGGTGCTGGTGACGCATGAGCATGCCGACCATGTCCAGGGCATCGCCGCGCTGAAGCAGGCGACCGGCGCCAAGGTGTTCGCGCCGGAAGCCGCACGTGCAGGCGCCCCCGTCGACGTCGTCATCAGCGAAGGCGACCGCGTCTCGGTCGGCAGCTATGAGTTCGAAACCTGGGCGACGCCCGGCCATGCTGAGGGCCATGTCAGCCTCGTCAGCCAGAAGGCGAAGCTCGCTTTGGTCGGCGACGTCGCCTTCGTCATGGGTTGCGGGCGCGTCATGCCGGGCCGGATGGAGGCGATGTGGACCTCGCTGTCACGGGTCATGGCTCTGCCGGACGCGACCACGCTGATCACCGGCCACGACTACACGCTCTCGAATGCCCGCTTCGCCGCGGCGATGGACCCGAGCAACGCCGCCGTCGCGGCGCGTCTCGCCGAGGCCGAGGCGGCGAAGGCCGAGGGACGCTTCTGGGCCGTGACCACGGTCGGCGAGGAACGAGCGACCAACCCATTCTTCCGCGCCGGCGAACAGGCGCTCGCTGCGACGCTCGGCATCGTCGGCAAGCCGGCCGGCGAGGTCTTCGCCGCGCTGCGCGAGGCCAAGAACAAATTTTGA
- a CDS encoding exonuclease domain-containing protein, whose translation MSPFYVVMDCEFDGPTPGVNSMLSFGSVAVAADGAIIGEFEAVLAPLDGAVRDENTMAFWARHPQAWAAATENPESPMEAMRRFVDWIGAIEGEPIFVSHPLALDGPWFDYYLRRFIGRPLLEGPWVQSRIFKHAPLCLMSFVAGRTGRGQWECDVERYPVEWLGSVAHTHRAIDDARGYANLLRFFTR comes from the coding sequence ATGTCGCCATTCTACGTCGTGATGGATTGCGAGTTCGACGGGCCGACGCCGGGCGTCAATTCGATGCTCTCCTTCGGCTCCGTTGCCGTCGCGGCCGATGGCGCCATCATCGGCGAGTTCGAGGCGGTGCTGGCGCCGCTCGACGGCGCGGTGCGCGACGAGAATACGATGGCGTTCTGGGCCCGCCATCCGCAGGCCTGGGCGGCCGCGACAGAGAACCCAGAAAGTCCCATGGAGGCGATGCGGCGGTTCGTGGACTGGATCGGCGCGATCGAGGGCGAGCCGATCTTCGTCTCCCATCCGCTCGCGCTCGACGGGCCGTGGTTCGATTATTACCTGCGCCGCTTCATCGGGCGCCCGCTGCTCGAAGGGCCGTGGGTCCAGAGCCGCATCTTCAAGCACGCGCCGCTGTGCCTGATGTCCTTCGTCGCCGGCAGGACCGGGCGCGGGCAATGGGAGTGCGATGTCGAGCGTTATCCGGTCGAATGGCTGGGCTCGGTCGCGCACACGCATCGGGCGATCGACGATGCCCGCGGCTACGCCAACCTGCTGCGCTTCTTCACCCGCTGA
- a CDS encoding YcxB family protein produces the protein MPTADETTGPAHIALTLDYTEEELARFDAMLAQKTLAEARPTIWEGWPAFIGLGLAVATGATFLAIAGGIATARSGAGIAALCFGVYWIGITAPGLAAGIADRRRRKAVYDAFQTEWNGTRLLATQRGIWFRRDGLRSFIGRSAIRKASSADGLLLLHLRAGQPTMIPLRLLTAEQRDFLTSLARSDQLSG, from the coding sequence ATGCCGACAGCAGACGAAACGACCGGACCAGCGCATATCGCGCTCACGCTCGATTATACCGAGGAGGAGCTTGCCCGGTTCGACGCGATGCTGGCGCAGAAGACTCTCGCCGAGGCCCGGCCGACCATCTGGGAAGGCTGGCCCGCCTTCATCGGGCTGGGCCTCGCAGTCGCGACCGGAGCGACCTTCCTCGCCATCGCCGGCGGCATCGCCACGGCCCGCTCCGGCGCCGGCATCGCGGCACTCTGCTTCGGGGTCTACTGGATCGGCATCACCGCTCCAGGCCTGGCGGCGGGCATTGCCGACAGACGGCGGCGCAAGGCTGTCTATGACGCCTTCCAGACGGAATGGAACGGCACGCGTCTGCTGGCGACACAGCGCGGCATCTGGTTCCGCCGCGATGGCTTGCGCAGCTTCATCGGGCGCAGCGCTATCCGCAAGGCCAGCAGCGCCGACGGCTTGTTGCTGCTGCACCTGCGCGCTGGCCAGCCGACTATGATCCCGCTGCGCCTGCTGACGGCCGAACAGCGCGACTTCCTCACCTCACTCGCCCGTAGCGATCAGCTCAGCGGGTGA
- a CDS encoding MFS transporter, with translation MVATIEGSRPRFEKTTLSVLLAVSFCHLLNDVMQSLLASLYPLFKANYALDFVQIGLLTMAFQVTASLLQPVVGMVTDRWPMPYSAPAGMASTFGGLILLGNAHNFTVLIIAACLIGLGSAIFHPEASRIARLASGGRHGLAQSLFQVGGNLGSALGPLLAAFIVLPFGQGSVAWLSVIAMAGVVVLTRVGSWYAAHRRAQAGRPPASRVLPLPGGRVAFALFVLVLLTATKNVYMASISSYFTFYVIEQFQLGFRDAQLMLFLFLGAAAVGTFAGGPIGDRFGARFVIWFSILGVIPFALLLPYANLFWTGVLSVMIGLIFASAFSAIVVFAQELVPGRVGLIAGMFFGFAFGAGGLGAAFLGGFADAYGITFVYKVCSYLPLLGLLTILLPRLPRRAHS, from the coding sequence ATGGTTGCAACGATCGAGGGGAGCCGTCCCCGCTTTGAGAAAACGACACTCTCCGTCCTCCTTGCGGTGAGCTTCTGCCATCTCCTGAACGACGTCATGCAGTCGCTGCTGGCCTCGCTCTACCCGCTGTTCAAAGCCAATTACGCGCTGGATTTCGTCCAGATCGGCCTGTTGACCATGGCCTTCCAGGTCACGGCCTCGCTGCTGCAGCCGGTCGTCGGCATGGTGACCGATCGCTGGCCGATGCCTTATTCGGCGCCGGCTGGCATGGCCTCGACCTTCGGCGGCCTGATCCTGCTCGGCAATGCCCATAACTTCACCGTGTTGATCATCGCGGCCTGCCTGATCGGGCTGGGCTCGGCGATCTTCCATCCGGAGGCGTCGCGGATCGCGCGGCTCGCCTCGGGCGGGCGGCACGGCCTGGCCCAGTCGCTGTTCCAGGTCGGCGGCAATCTCGGCTCGGCGCTGGGGCCGCTGCTGGCCGCCTTCATCGTCCTGCCCTTCGGCCAGGGCAGCGTCGCCTGGCTCTCGGTCATCGCGATGGCGGGTGTCGTCGTCCTGACGCGGGTCGGCTCCTGGTACGCCGCCCATCGCCGGGCGCAGGCCGGTCGTCCGCCGGCGAGCCGTGTCCTGCCGCTGCCGGGCGGGCGCGTCGCCTTCGCCCTGTTCGTGCTGGTGCTGCTGACCGCCACCAAGAACGTCTACATGGCGAGCATCTCCAGCTACTTCACCTTCTACGTGATCGAGCAGTTCCAGCTCGGCTTCCGCGACGCGCAACTGATGCTGTTCCTGTTCCTCGGCGCAGCGGCGGTCGGTACCTTCGCCGGCGGGCCGATCGGCGACCGCTTCGGGGCGCGCTTCGTGATCTGGTTCTCGATCCTCGGGGTCATCCCGTTCGCGCTGCTGCTGCCCTATGCCAACCTGTTCTGGACCGGCGTCCTCAGCGTGATGATCGGGCTGATCTTCGCCTCGGCCTTCTCGGCGATCGTGGTGTTCGCGCAGGAGCTGGTGCCGGGCCGCGTCGGCCTGATCGCCGGCATGTTCTTCGGCTTTGCCTTCGGCGCGGGCGGGCTGGGCGCCGCCTTCCTCGGCGGCTTCGCCGACGCCTATGGCATCACCTTCGTCTACAAGGTCTGTTCCTACCTGCCGCTGCTGGGGCTATTGACGATCCTGCTGCCGCGGCTGCCCCGGCGGGCGCATAGCTGA
- a CDS encoding murein L,D-transpeptidase family protein, producing the protein MAVRHFALAALLGLSLAACEEDRYRGSARHNIPIPSATYTLMSEKGMSKSQPIVIRSYKKESELEVWKKRADGKYALLKTFPMCRWSGQLGPKVREGDRMAPEGFYAISPAQMNPNSSFYVSFNMGYPNAYDRAHGRTGAHLMVHGACSSAGCYSMTDDQIGEIYALVREAQNGGQRAVQMQAYPFRMTAENLAKHRLDPNIAFWKNLKEGSDYFEVAKDEPSVSVAGGRYAFNRDGVQVDPSLTQAIAQKRQQDEIQVAALVSKGTPAVKLIYDDGDQHSSFKRQLAQSGADSLNRSVAWGSRDVGISRVDSLIGPRVVVLDDKGRTKATVRAESADNDAVLAAVSSAQVEEAKPVVAAAAPTRPAAVQPAAKPASDAAAQVAKATPGEATAAPIQTASAEPAQPSFYQRALSFVPLLGGSSEPKEQTPIASTVPEAPQTVTVPLPPRRSSALRTSQLQQPDAVYASQPTAR; encoded by the coding sequence GTGGCTGTGAGACATTTCGCGCTGGCGGCGCTCCTTGGCCTCAGTTTGGCAGCCTGCGAAGAGGACCGCTATCGCGGCTCCGCGCGCCACAACATCCCGATTCCGTCGGCGACCTACACGCTGATGTCCGAGAAGGGCATGAGCAAGAGCCAGCCGATCGTGATTCGCTCCTACAAGAAGGAGTCGGAGCTCGAGGTCTGGAAGAAGCGCGCCGACGGTAAGTACGCGCTGCTCAAGACCTTCCCGATGTGCCGCTGGTCCGGCCAGCTCGGCCCGAAGGTGCGCGAGGGCGACCGCATGGCGCCGGAGGGCTTCTACGCCATCAGTCCGGCGCAGATGAACCCGAACTCGTCGTTCTACGTCTCGTTCAACATGGGCTATCCCAACGCCTATGACCGGGCGCATGGCCGCACCGGCGCGCATCTGATGGTGCACGGCGCCTGTTCCTCGGCCGGCTGCTACTCGATGACCGACGACCAGATCGGCGAGATCTACGCGCTGGTGCGCGAGGCTCAGAATGGCGGGCAGCGCGCCGTTCAGATGCAGGCTTATCCCTTCCGGATGACGGCGGAGAACCTCGCCAAGCACCGGCTCGACCCGAACATCGCCTTCTGGAAGAACCTGAAGGAAGGCTCGGATTATTTCGAGGTTGCCAAGGACGAGCCTTCGGTCTCGGTAGCCGGCGGGCGCTACGCCTTCAATCGCGACGGCGTCCAGGTCGACCCTTCGCTGACGCAGGCGATCGCGCAGAAGCGCCAGCAGGACGAGATCCAGGTCGCGGCGCTGGTGTCCAAGGGCACGCCCGCAGTCAAGCTGATCTATGACGACGGCGACCAGCATTCCTCGTTCAAGCGCCAGCTTGCCCAGTCTGGCGCCGATTCCTTGAACAGGTCGGTGGCCTGGGGCTCGCGCGATGTCGGCATCAGCCGCGTCGATTCGCTGATCGGCCCGCGCGTCGTGGTGCTCGACGACAAGGGCCGCACCAAGGCGACCGTCCGGGCCGAATCGGCTGATAACGACGCCGTGCTCGCCGCGGTCAGCAGCGCGCAGGTGGAGGAAGCCAAGCCAGTCGTCGCCGCTGCCGCGCCGACCAGGCCTGCGGCTGTTCAGCCCGCCGCCAAGCCGGCGAGCGATGCAGCGGCGCAGGTTGCCAAGGCGACCCCGGGCGAGGCCACCGCTGCCCCGATCCAGACGGCTTCGGCCGAGCCGGCGCAGCCCTCCTTTTATCAGCGCGCGCTGAGCTTCGTGCCGCTGCTCGGTGGCTCCTCGGAGCCGAAGGAGCAGACGCCGATCGCCTCGACCGTGCCGGAGGCGCCGCAGACGGTAACCGTGCCGCTGCCGCCGCGGCGCTCCTCGGCCCTGCGGACCTCGCAGCTCCAGCAGCCCGACGCCGTCTATGCGAGCCAGCCGACGGCTCGCTGA
- a CDS encoding acetyl-CoA carboxylase carboxyltransferase subunit alpha, producing the protein MRSYLDFEKPVAELEAKADELRALDGKGDGYSLAEEVGKLEAKASQALKDLYGALTPWQKTLVARHPQRPHFLDYCSTLIDEFTPMAGDRAFGEDEAIVGGFGRFRGEPVCVIGQEKGNSTETRIKHNFGMPKPEGYRKAVRLMELADRFGLPVLSFIDTAGAYPGIEAEERGQAEAIARSTETCLALRTPSVALVIGEGGSGGAIAIAAASRVLMLEHAIYSVISPEGAASILWRDTARAQDAATGMKITAQDLLRFGVIDRIVTEPTGGAHRDPQGAIERAGAAIEAALSEFAGLGAEEIVDRRAQKYLAIGRAL; encoded by the coding sequence ATGCGAAGCTATCTTGATTTCGAAAAGCCGGTTGCCGAATTGGAGGCGAAGGCGGATGAACTGCGCGCGCTTGACGGCAAGGGCGACGGCTATTCACTCGCCGAGGAGGTCGGCAAGCTCGAAGCCAAGGCCTCGCAGGCGCTGAAGGACCTCTATGGCGCCCTGACGCCCTGGCAGAAGACGCTGGTGGCGCGCCATCCGCAGCGCCCGCATTTCCTCGACTATTGCTCGACCCTGATCGACGAGTTCACGCCGATGGCGGGCGACCGCGCCTTCGGCGAGGACGAGGCGATCGTCGGCGGCTTCGGCCGCTTCCGCGGCGAGCCGGTCTGCGTCATCGGCCAGGAGAAGGGCAACTCGACAGAGACCCGCATCAAGCATAATTTCGGCATGCCCAAGCCCGAAGGCTACCGCAAGGCGGTGCGCCTGATGGAGCTGGCCGACCGGTTCGGCCTGCCGGTGCTGAGCTTCATCGACACCGCCGGTGCCTACCCCGGCATCGAGGCCGAGGAGCGCGGCCAGGCCGAGGCGATCGCACGCTCGACCGAGACCTGTCTTGCCCTGCGCACGCCGAGCGTCGCGCTGGTGATCGGCGAGGGCGGCTCGGGCGGGGCGATCGCGATCGCGGCCGCGAGCAGGGTGCTGATGCTCGAGCATGCGATCTATTCGGTGATCTCGCCGGAAGGCGCGGCCTCGATCCTCTGGCGCGACACGGCGCGTGCCCAGGATGCCGCGACCGGCATGAAGATCACCGCCCAGGATCTGCTGCGCTTCGGTGTGATCGACAGGATCGTTACCGAGCCGACCGGCGGCGCCCATCGCGATCCCCAGGGCGCGATCGAGCGGGCCGGTGCGGCGATCGAGGCGGCATTGTCCGAATTCGCCGGGCTCGGCGCCGAGGAGATCGTCGATCGGCGGGCGCAGAAATACCTGGCGATCGGCCGGGCGCTGTAG
- a CDS encoding helix-turn-helix transcriptional regulator, translating into MRKLPQPQVEALHSDHRHIHGTVADADGDVLVRVSDNPAGYTIPLHSHRQIQLLCAFSGVVQINTERGSWMIPPGHGLLIPARLQHAVEMLSDVSIKSVYLLTGDDDLAERMLQVLGVTDLAHALIVEAIRLRDMPPGHRKLALVLELLTAEIAALPIRPLGLPIPADRRLAALCRAYMAAPSVNERLDDWAAKLAMSRRTFTRLFQRETGLSFVAWRQQASLFACLPRLAEGMPVTEAAMLAGYDNVAAFTTMFRRRLGTAPRNYMRASLAR; encoded by the coding sequence ATGAGAAAGCTGCCGCAGCCACAGGTCGAGGCCCTCCATTCCGACCATCGCCATATCCACGGCACGGTTGCCGACGCCGACGGCGATGTTCTGGTCCGTGTCTCCGACAATCCCGCCGGCTATACGATCCCGCTGCACAGCCATCGCCAGATTCAACTCCTCTGCGCCTTCTCCGGTGTGGTCCAGATCAACACCGAGCGTGGCAGCTGGATGATCCCGCCAGGCCATGGCCTGCTCATCCCCGCCCGGCTGCAGCACGCGGTGGAGATGCTGAGCGATGTCAGCATCAAGTCGGTCTATCTCCTCACCGGAGATGACGACCTGGCCGAGCGCATGCTGCAGGTGCTCGGCGTCACCGATCTCGCGCACGCGCTGATCGTCGAGGCGATCCGCCTGCGCGACATGCCGCCCGGCCATCGCAAGCTCGCACTCGTCCTGGAGCTGCTGACGGCCGAGATCGCCGCGCTGCCGATCCGGCCGCTCGGCCTGCCCATCCCCGCCGACAGGCGGCTTGCCGCCCTCTGCCGTGCCTATATGGCCGCACCCTCGGTCAATGAGCGCCTCGATGATTGGGCCGCGAAGCTGGCGATGAGCCGGCGGACCTTCACCCGGCTCTTCCAGCGCGAAACCGGCCTCAGCTTCGTCGCCTGGCGCCAGCAGGCCAGCCTGTTCGCCTGCCTGCCCCGGCTGGCGGAAGGCATGCCGGTCACGGAAGCCGCCATGCTGGCGGGTTATGACAATGTCGCGGCGTTCACGACCATGTTCAGGCGGCGGCTGGGCACCGCGCCGCGCAACTACATGAGGGCCTCGCTGGCGCGATAG
- a CDS encoding DMT family transporter: MTSRTATATGAIAILLWSTLALFTAMSGRVPPFQLVGMTFVIGGVLVLAIAAMRGRLHVARPTPASFLLGLYGPFGDTALYYAAVKTAPAAEANLIHYLWPLLIVLFAALLPGGGLKARHLVGALIGLAATALLISGSLGSGGAGIQLGHVLAALGAFVWASYSVLSRRFAGVPSESLAITMLGCAIPAFACHLIFETTLWAPSAVEWGGVLGLGLGSIGLAFICWDIGMKKGDVAFLGVASYAAPVLSTVVLVIAGYAPASWLLAVSCVLIVVGALVASFGPAARAVAPKAAGG, translated from the coding sequence ATGACCTCCCGTACTGCCACCGCAACCGGTGCCATCGCGATCCTGCTCTGGTCGACTTTGGCGCTGTTCACCGCCATGTCCGGGCGGGTGCCGCCCTTCCAGCTCGTCGGCATGACCTTCGTCATCGGCGGCGTGCTCGTGCTGGCGATCGCGGCGATGCGGGGGCGCCTGCATGTGGCGCGGCCGACCCCGGCCTCCTTCCTGCTTGGGCTCTATGGGCCGTTCGGCGACACGGCGCTCTATTATGCCGCGGTGAAGACGGCGCCGGCGGCCGAGGCCAATCTGATCCATTATCTCTGGCCGCTGCTGATCGTGCTGTTCGCGGCGCTGCTGCCGGGCGGGGGGCTCAAGGCCCGCCATCTGGTCGGGGCACTGATCGGCCTCGCCGCGACGGCGCTGCTGATCTCCGGCAGCCTCGGCTCAGGGGGCGCCGGCATCCAGCTCGGCCATGTGCTGGCGGCGCTCGGCGCCTTCGTCTGGGCGAGCTATTCGGTGCTATCTAGGCGCTTCGCCGGGGTGCCGTCGGAGAGCCTCGCCATCACCATGCTCGGTTGCGCGATTCCGGCCTTCGCCTGCCATCTTATCTTCGAGACGACCTTGTGGGCGCCAAGCGCGGTCGAATGGGGCGGCGTGCTCGGCCTCGGTCTCGGCTCGATCGGGCTCGCCTTCATCTGCTGGGACATCGGCATGAAGAAAGGCGATGTCGCCTTCCTCGGCGTCGCCTCCTATGCCGCGCCGGTGCTCTCGACCGTTGTCCTGGTCATCGCCGGCTATGCGCCGGCGAGCTGGCTGCTGGCGGTGTCCTGCGTCCTGATCGTCGTCGGCGCGCTGGTGGCGAGCTTCGGGCCGGCTGCGCGGGCTGTCGCGCCGAAGGCTGCCGGCGGTTAG